From the Hyla sarda isolate aHylSar1 unplaced genomic scaffold, aHylSar1.hap1 scaffold_598, whole genome shotgun sequence genome, one window contains:
- the LOC130340610 gene encoding uncharacterized protein LOC130340610 translates to MASASDGDPGMVPSYAKLKNSVRISYLEDQRKNRDLKYIVEQVLLGVFGLRKHEILSIQDYPKRGVYDVTFTEGGIYKDFVIQMKKVSGDARLSGIRIVEHFPDELMLLVIKMYSPYVKEDEIVVFLRNFCKKIINRGKVMNECGIWSSKWKFLVEFKEDLLLPGRKVMPPARFKLGNVNGDVFFPGMPNFCRACRRYGHDKNVCESTCTNCGSTEHSSRECTKEKKCSLCYRVDHLYASCPHRNKEKQQRSQPDPRHMNREDSKPEENPTDQHGESATSDEDGYEKPSSMKVRRKEKKAWQTGAPLSQQRGSNLDEAVSKPQSAPLRKPENVGAKRRKTGTGREEAFVEEEGGVGMPSGVPAPSPSETGNSSMVPDTVEVVVPDQLPGVAPTGHPGEEMDTGQGDGDGTTPVPAKRNPLLSPLPEDLQEEFSSYRNVASLTKHHTRNMKKTGSMAPQCGQGPTHLNLEELLYFLRSIPEKEILDTINSFNLDVFNTKILPQSWKMVNFNKCEILKVGKLDTRDIKVPVVEKVKILEGLILELHPQLPSVPGFPTP, encoded by the exons ATGGCGTCAGCCAGTGACGGAGATCCAGGCATGGTACCATCTTATGCCAAGCTCAAGAACTCAGTACGTATATCGTACTTGGAGGACCAGAGAAAGAACCGGGACCTGAAGTACATCGTGGAGCAAGTTCTGCTGGGCGTCTTTGGATTAAGGAAGCATGAGATATTATCCATCCAAGATTATCCGAAAAGAGGAGTATACGATGTTACTtttacggaaggaggtatttacaAGGACTTTGTTATACAGATGAAGAAGGTAAGCGGAGATGCCCGCTTGAGTGGAATAAGAATTGTTGAGCACTTTCCCGATGAACTTATGCTTTTAGTtataaaaatgtactctccatacGTTAAAGAAGatgaaattgttgtgtttttaaggaatttttgtaaaaaaattataaatagagGGAAAGTGATGAATGAGTGTGGAATATGGTCCTCTAAGTGGAAGTTTCTGGTTGAGTTCAAAGAAGATCTATTACTCCCAGGACGAAAGGTTATGCCTCCAGCTCGGTTCAAGTTAGGAAATGTAAATGGTGACGTGTTTTTCCCAGGAATGCCCAATTTCTGCAGAGCTTGTAGAAGATATGGACATGATAAAAACGTATGTGAGAGTACATGTACAAATTGTGGCAGCACTGAGCACTCCTCCAGAGAatgcacaaaagaaaagaaatgcagTTTATGTTACAGAGTTGACCATTTGTATGCTTCTTGTCCTCACAGAAACAAAGAGAAACAACAGAGAAGCCAGCCAGACCCCCGTCATATGAACAGAGAAGACAGCAAACCAGAAGAAAACCCAACTGATCAACATGGTGAGTCTGCTACCTCTGATGAAGATGGATATGAGAAACCCTCCAGCATGAAGGTAAGAAGAAAGGAGAAGAAAGCATGGCAGACAGGAGCTCCTCTCTCGCAGCAGAGGGGTAGTAACCTGGATGAAGCTGTCAGCAAGCCTCAGAGtgcccccctgaggaagccagaaAATGTTGGGGCTAAGAGAAGAAAGACCGGAACAGGAAGAGAAGAGGCGTTTGTggaagaagaggggggggtagGGATGCCATCAGGTGTTCCAGCCCCCTCCCCAAGTGAAACAGGCAACTCGTCCATGGTTCCCGACACGGTGGAAGTCGTTGTGCCCGACCAGCTGCCCGGGGTGGCTCCGACAGGTCATCCCGGGGAGGAGATGGACACTGGGCAAGGTGACGGAGACGGGACAACCCCTGTTCCGGCGAAGAGGAATCCTCTCCTTAGTCCCCTACCGGAGGATCTTCAGGAGGAG TTTTCTTCTtacaggaatgtggcatcccTCACCAAGCATCATACAAGAAATATGAAGAAGACTGGAAGCATGGCCCCTCAGTGTGGTCAGGGTCCAACGCATCTAAATCTGGAGGAGTTGCTATACTTTTTAAGG TCTATCCCAGAGAAGGAAATATTGGATACCATAAACAGTTTTAATTTGG ATGTTTTTAATACCAAGATTTTACCACAGTCATGGAAAATGG